One Gossypium hirsutum isolate 1008001.06 chromosome A11, Gossypium_hirsutum_v2.1, whole genome shotgun sequence genomic window carries:
- the LOC107901351 gene encoding zinc-finger homeodomain protein 6 produces the protein MELRGQDNKEMGMPSSFSYKNQLNKDSYSSAPVNSATGERRRDRTVRGDPNLPQTLDDPLSVPNPRRDPDPDPVSASTATTGEIAAAADSRSPPTPEPQPVAGPTSATISFTPLIRYKECLKNHAASMGGHVVDGCGEFMPSGEEGTPEALKCAACECHRSFHRKEINGESQYAPSSYYYTNNNNNTRRNAVRPPRRATPLHHQRFSLGLSASPPAMSVAPLMMSFGGGGPAESSSEDLHVFHFSEGGQQPSHPHSSKKRFRTKFSQEQKKKMMEFADKLGWKIQKQDDEQVQQFCDQVGVKRQVLKVWMHNNKQVMKRTNVRDI, from the coding sequence ATGGAACTGAGAGGCCAAGATAATAAGGAAATGGGGATGCCAAGCTCTTTTAGTTACAAAAATCAACTCAACAAAGACTCATATTCTTCAGCACCTGTAAATTCAGCTACGGGAGAAAGAAGAAGAGATCGAACGGTTCGTGGTGACCCCAACCTACCTCAAACCCTAGATGATCCACTTTCAGTACCTAACCCCAGAAGAGATCCGGACCCAGATCCAGTTTCAGCTTCCACAGCTACCACTGGTGAGATAGCAGCTGCGGCAGACAGCAGATCACCGCCAACACCGGAGCCCCAACCAGTCGCTGGTCCAACGTCGGCAACCATCAGCTTCACTCCTTTGATTAGGTATAAAGAATGTTTGAAGAACCACGCCGCCAGTATGGGCGGTCATGTGGTCGATGGTTGCGGGGAATTCATGCCGAGCGGCGAAGAAGGCACGCCGGAAGCGTTGAAATGTGCGGCCTGTGAATGCCATAGGAGTTTTCACAGGAAAGAAATAAACGGGGAATCACAGTATGCACCGAGCAGCTATTATTataccaacaacaacaacaacacaaGGAGAAACGCTGTACGTCCTCCTCGACGAGCAACACCTCTTCACCATCAAAGATTCTCCCTTGGATTGTCTGCCAGTCCTCCTGCTATGTCGGTTGCACCACTGATGATGAGCTTTGGTGGCGGCGGCCCGGCCGAGTCCTCGAGCGAAGATCTCCATGTGTTCCATTTCAGTGAAGGAGGGCAACAACCTTCACACCCACATTCATCAAAGAAGAGATTCAGAACCAAGTTCAGCcaagaacaaaaaaagaagatGATGGAATTTGCTGACAAATTGGGGTGGAAAATCCAGAAACAAGATGATGAACAAGTGCAACAGTTTTGCGATCAAGTGGGAGTAAAGAGACAGGTTCTCAAAGTTTGGATGCACAACAATAAACAAGTCATGAAGAGAACAAATGTAAGAGACATCTAA